The window tgtcagcttttaaacagtcaaacacgcttttaagaaaggatgtgggaagtgtgtcaagacagcaggttgaggattttaggtgctgtactacttcctccaaagttttgctatcaattgcgtcaaaacacacatagtgactcctttttgagattgtggttgaatctgacatatctctacatcatctgatgttttaattgcctttctgatattttcgatcttctcagaaaagaatgaggcaaactcattgcatttgctgtcagaaagcatttcactgggaatctgactttttgtcagtctctcaaccgtagcaaaaagagtgcgggtgttgttcaggttactatttataaggtttgagaaaaacttctgtcttgctgtggctaattccacattaaaagcatgcaggctgtctttatagatgctatagtggatttcaagttttgtcttccgccacgtccgctcagcctttctgcattgccttttcatgatctgcactgctgttgattttccaacatgacttttgtctgccagtcttcttactgactttcactggtgcaatgtcatccatgacattcttaacttttgagtcaaaggactctaggagaagatcaacgcagtcggcagaaatgcttggcattgaagaaacagccttcataaatagcacacttgtgttctcattaatgcatctctttctgacagtgacagatctggaggtagcagagatcaatatatcaaagaaaatacagaagtgatcagacagtgctacatccttgataacaatggatgaaagctgtaaacccttactgatgagtaaatctagcgtgtgcccatggtgatgtgtaggtccatgcacatgctgaatcagctcaaaagtgtttaaaacagttataaattcttttgtagttttgatttctgcattttctatgtggatattaaaatcccctgcaatcacaaaacagtcaaactctgaacaaatcattgataacaattctgtgaactcttcaacaaaggctggagaatatttaggaggcctgtaaataatgataaacaggatgcgtggagcacctttcaacacaatccctagatattcaaatgacaagtactgaccaaatgacacttgtctgcactgaaagacatctttaaagagagcagtaaccccaccccctctcttgtcaactctgcaaacattcatataagtgaagttgggaggggctgtttcattgagcactgttgcactgcagctttcttcaagccatgtttcatttagaaacataaaatctagattgtttgtaattattaaatcattgatcacaaatgatttgtttttagtgatcgaacatttaataatgctagcttgatggtagtactttttgtttctatagcagtctgagtttgttgtctaatgggccgcagattagatttgtcagctgtacgccttgagaaggccttagactttctatcctgtaataagacggagatagtgagagacacactgggttcccgcttgttttctaaacatccctgaaagtttttgctgtagttgcGGGGACccaaacacatcactgagagctgttatcagttgtttttgctttaccagctgcagatggaggagggatggccTGGCGTTGTCGCAGCGGCCGAAGAGCTCTCGCTGGAGGAGGGCGAGCTGGGCCCAGCGGCCTTGGAGGCGGTGGTGCCCGCCGTTTTGTAGTTGATAACTGGGGGCTCGCAGCAAAGGagtgggagagtctggttttagccaccaattcctccattttttgtgagaagctgagaagtggcgatgctggagagagggataatgtctctggtaaacagagcattggtgtttccgtggcagaattatgctgtcctggcttcGCTCCTTCGGCTCTGAGTCCTGGAGCCGTTGTTGTgcgtcacattgtgtctgtgatgggctctgcgggcagggctcaaccgtgatagtgtccacaaacagtgcttgttgtggctctgtggtgttttcagtgtccttgtgggatgtgtcaccagatgatgactctgaggctgatatgaagtcctgtcgtcatccatactttgtccaggtgtgtgtgtgccattcatgttgagtggactggcacactctgctgatggatgacggagtgaaaaatagatgttgtcctttaacactctcgcactcaagtttgtttgggtgaaggccatccagtttaaacagttgtctgtgtccccagaacagattgaagttgtcgatgaagttgactcctttttgactgcaggttctttgtagccaagtattcagtccaagcaaccgtgaaaacatgtttgttccccttgctgggagtggtccactgatgaacgactggacttcaactctttgaagtgtttcgatgagttcactgaagtccctcttcaggagttctgattgctccttacgaatgtcattcttccccacatggatgatgactcgttttgcagtcttgtgcttcattagaacgttctgaagtccattgtttacatcagagacggtcgcttgaggaaagcagcatgtagttgTCGCTCTGCTCCTGACGTTTCTGATAATGGAGTCTCCGACTATCAGAGTTCTGGGCTCGGCTGCTCTGTGATCTGAACGCCGCTGTCTGCTCGACCTTGAGCGCCTGTTTGTAGCGGTGTTAGCTACTGGCTGATATGACTCTTGCTCAGTCACTTTCGGGGATTCCTCACCCAAATTCGTTAgagattcaaatctgttctcgagctgtacagggggtggtaaaataccagtttttccaagccttctcatggccatgtctggggtagatgatgccacagcggcaatatgagatactcgtgacagtctgatgtctcgagtgcctttgggtctcgctccctgtctttgccactgatttgtgtgttgatcagcTTTAGCTTGATTCGCTACATTTGTATACTGTCGAGATTGACTAGATTCACAGGACTCACCGGCTGTGGGCTGAGGGGGTCcgtgatgatctgctgtgtgatctgcttgttttggaagtccagcaagtaacttcgtttcaagagccacaatcctttgtagcagtctgtggcagtttgtgcagcaagtagattccagaagaggcattttctttcttgtttgttgaagataggaagctgtgttttcccGTCTCCGGAATGTAAGCTGCTGGCAGCGGGAGGCAGATAATCTAGTTTTTCGTAGTAGCTAATATTGCAATCCCAAAAttttttgccaaatatgtgttgtttgagcactgtgctatatgctgaagttaaaacttagtaaaatcagaaaaaaagtagataaaagtagataaaaagaagcaaagcgcgGAGCAGTAAGCAAGAGCGTCCGAACAGTCGCAAGCCGGAAGTAGACCGGAAGTAGAGTAAAGAGTCTTCAGTGTTTTAGTGTCTGGGTTAgtttgttaaaatgtgttttagacctgtctctgtgaaaccaggcctcatttaaacttaaaatataagacatactatacaaaaaaagaaactagtggaaataaaatactttgatttgttttttaaggtACTTTCGCAGCAGTAAAGAATGACTGATATGATGGCTGTTGATTAAACACTCAAAACATTATATAGAGCATACATACatagattatttattaagtagCTCTCTCTATCAGTTTGTGTTCCTTTAATACTTCACGTAGCACTAAAAGAAAGCCTGCTGTTTCCTGCTGGTCTCGTGGCGCTGAAGGTCAGTCTGTAACCAGCGCTGTGTTTTGACCCGTGTGCTGCAGAGGACATCGAGGTGCGCTTCTTCCAGGACTCGTGGGAGAGCAAGGGCTCGTTCTCTCAGGCCGATGTTCACCGGCAGGTAGCTATCGTCTTCCGCACGCCTCCGTACCGCGACGCTAACCTGACGGAGCCGGTGAAGGTGAAGATTCAGCTCCGCAGGCCTTCAGACAGAGAGGTCAGCGAGCCCATGGACTTCCAGTACCTGCCCGCCGACCcgggtgagacacacacacacagagagacagagagacacacacacacacacacacacagagagacaaacacacacacacacacacacacagagacacacacacacacagagagacacacacacacacacagagacacacacacacacagagagacacacacacataaacacacacacacactctctcacactcatgcatgcacacacacacacatacactcctGTATATTAGATGTGTGTGtggctcttaaagggacagtactgggggatagttcaccctaaGATGAGGAAGGCTTTCTCTTTATAATAGAAACAGAGTAAAACACACATGACAGAGAATGGTGATGACATGCTGGTGTTGTTCTGTGTGGATCAGATGAACACAGACTGATGGAGAAGCGCAAGAGAACGGAAGGGATGCTCCAGAACCTGAAACTGAGCAGCATcatcacaggtgtgtgtgtgtgtgtgtgtgtgtgtgtctgtgtgtgtctctgtgtgtgtgtgtgtgtgtgtgtgtgtgtgtgtgtgagtgtgtgtgtgtgtgtctctgtgtgtgtgtctgtgtgagtgtgtgtgtctctgtgtgtgtgtgtctctgtgtgtgtgtctctgtgtgtgtgtgtctgtgtgtgtgtgtgagtgtgtgtgtgtgagtgtgtgtgtctgtgtgtgtgtctctgtgtgtgtgtctctgtgtgtgtgtgtctgtgtgtgtgtgtgtgtgtgtgtgtgtgtgtgtgtgtgtgtgtgtgtgtgtgtgtgtgtgtgtgtgagtgtgtgtgtctctctgtgtgtgtctctgtgtgtgtgtgtgtctctctgtgtgtgtgtgtctctgtgtgtgtgtgtgtgtgtgtgtgtctctgtgtgtgtgtctgtgtgtgtctctctgtgtgcgcttgtgtgtgtgtgtctctctgtgtgtgtgtctctgtgtgtgtgtctgtgtgtgtgtgtgtgtgtgtgtgtgtgtgtgtgtgtgtgtgtgtgtgtgtgtgtgtgtctctgtgtgtgtgtctctgtgtgtgtgtgtgtgtgtgtgtgtctctgtgtgtgtgtgtgtgtgctgtgtaatACTCTGTGTGTTGTTCAGGATCTTCGGTGCCTGCAGACAGACGGCCGTTCAGCACCGCTAAACGAACACTAGGCCTCTCTAAACCAGTGGCAGCCAGCAGCCTCCCAGCAGGTAACCACACCTCAACTCATTAGGAGTCAAAGGAGTTCAAAGTGAACGTGTCCTCGTCCTTGAGTGtgtgtcttcatcagatctggagaaatgtgtctcagtaatggaagtgaatgggtgccgtcagaacgagcgtctgataaaaacatcagaataatccccAGCAGAGGATGAAACGgttcagtcaaaaaaaacagtcaaaatcaTCAACAAATGAGTCTGGATTTTAATGCGAGAGACAACATCAGATGCACTTTTCCCTTAAGGACGAGTtattatgaatgaattattcatcttctgtcttctccggatgttaactgatggactggagattatcctgatgtttttatcatctgatGCATGAATTAAAGTTCTCCATCTACGACAGATTTGCATTAATTACAGTGTTCTTCTGTCCTTAGTGTCATTTTAAGGCATTTCCTCAAATAGTGTAATAAGTTTTCCGTCATCTCTTGTGACCTGAGCACTGTCCTTCAGACGCTTCATTCAGAGCTCAGCCTCTACTCGTTCCTGCACATCTTCACGAGTGACAGCTTTTAATAATTAAGGGAGTTTATGAACGTGATGTTTGTTGATCTTTGTATTAAATCAATCAAGTCAAGCACGACTTCATTTCAACAACGAAACTAGTGCCAGATAAAGTAAGAGCTGAGCCGCTCGTCTCTAGAAGACCTCAGTGATTCAATcattttttcaatcaatcatttttatttatatagcgcttttaacaacacaggttgcatcaaagcactgtacagtataatgacagggatgtataatgatgagagtgAATAGtctgttattaaatgcagagacggtctctgtagtcaattcaacgatagtcactagaagttaagtgtccccaaccaagcaagccagaggcgacagcgacaaggaaacaaaaccccatgcatatagaatggagaaaaaaccttgggagaaaccagactcagttggggtcagttctcctctgaccggacgcccagcacttaacttccagttcaattttaaacgcggctgtgtcaggtagtgtaaatgacttagtgtgtgtgtgtgtgtgtgtgtgtgtgtgcatcaggatctggtgattggtctacgggcgcatctaggtgttctggtctctgatgaacataatctctgggtgctgatccaccatctagtctggatacaaactgtgaaaacagattgagaaagaaacaggactaatattagcatagatgccattcttttacgatgtcacaagtacatcgtattgtaggagtagtgttcccggttccagcaaatctaagtaatgcagcctaaaaatcctttaacggatttgaataataaaaggtgtgttagtgtgttatgtgtaggctaagttaaaaagatgtgtctttaatctagatttaaactggcagagtgtgtctgcctcctgaacagagttaggagattgttccagagtttaggtgctagataggaaaaggatctgccgcccgcagttgattttgatattctaggtattatcaaatggccagagttttgagaacgagcggacgtgcaggactataatgtgataagagctcgctcaagtattgaggagataaaccattcagggctttataggtaattaataagattttaaaatctattcgatgtttgataggagccagtgcagtgttgacagaactgggctaatgtgatcatacttcctagttctagtaaggactctggctgctgtgttttggactagctgaagtttgtttattaagcgtgcagaacaaccacccaataaagcattgcaataatctaaccttgaggtcataaacgcatgaattaatatttctgcattagaggttgaaagcataggtcgtaatttagatatatttttaagatggaaaaacgcagttttacagatgctagaaacatgattttcaaaggaaagattgcggtcaaacagcacacctaggttcctaactgatgatgaagaattaacagagcagccatcaagtgataggctgtgttctagattattatatgtggggtttttaggtccaattattagcacctctgtttttttcagaatttaacattaagaagttactcatcatccagctttttatatcgactatacattctgttagattctcaatttggtgtgtatcaccaggctgcgctgaaatatagagctgagtatcatcagcatagcagtgaaagctaacaccatgactcctgataatatctcccagaggtaacatgtacaggctGAAAAGCCtcgaggaactccatatttcacttttgatcgatatgatacctcctcatttaatgctacaaactgatagcggtcagatagatatgatttaaaccatgctaaggcgcttcctctaatgccaacatagttttctagtctatccaagagaatgttgtgatcgatagtattgaATTCACTTCTGAATCAGTCAGCCGTTCAAACGAatcaatttaatgaatcattcagtgGCTGCCACACGCTGATTGTTCGTTTCATTTTTACCATagaatttcagttatttaaataatatttctgtattaaaaatgttatgtttaaaacattaatatccACATGAGTGCAGTTAAATTCACTTTAAGGAGTCAGAAGTCACGTCATATCTTTACGAGAAGAAACccgatctgatgaagaaacacactccccctggtctgatctgatctgctctggtctggtctggtctggtctggtctggtctggtctggtctgatctggcctggtctggtctggtctgatCTTGTGTGTTACTCCTTTAAGATCTGTGTTTATTAAGCAGCTTGTGAAAGGCCTGTGCTGTGACTGAACTGGTTTAGGTGTTTGTGGTGCAGGGTGCCACCCATCTCTTGATAAAAACCAGGTTAGAGGGTTTAAAAAGAGTTTCCATCGAAATGACTAATAAAGTAACATCCACTATTTAATTAGAGCTATAAAATGTCTAACTAGTGTCAAAAGTGGCGTGTAGATGTGTTTAACGACTCTCTCGATCGATGAGAACGTGCTTTATTCAGTCAAGACCGTCTTCACATCAAACTCAGGAACAGAGACGATAAATAAGATCTGCTTCAGGTGAATCCATCAAAGGACAGGAGAAGAAGTTCACGCTTTAGGATTCAGATCATTTCTGTACATCTCTGCTAAAGTGCACAAGTAAATATGACATTCATTATAATGGGTTTCTAAATGAGTTATTTTTAGGTCTAGATGTTAACGTTCTGAGACGGACCGTTCTGTGAGAACGCTTTGGTATTATGATTAGTTTTAGGTTCACGTGAACTAGAAGTTCTGTTAAGACTGATAGACTGAGTGACCAACCAGTGATTAAACAGCTGCTAGAAGAAAAAACTACtcttatataaaacatttaaacatgtctttgttgtttgtatattcatttaaagattgatgtgaaattattgcaatataaagtatatttaaaaactttactgtttattcatgtttgtgtctgtgtgtctgtgtgtgtgtgtgtgtttcagtggcGTCTGCCGCCGCGCCGGTCAAGTCCTCCTCGTTCTTCTCTCCGGCCCCGGGTCAGATCTTCGCTCCGGCCCCTCAGAGCTCTCTGAAGCTGGACGTGGCGGGCCCCAGCTCGGGCTCCGGGGACAGCTGGAAGTTCCTGCAGAGCCTGACGATGGACGCTCAGCACAAGGCCCGGTTCCCGAGCGCCCCGCAGGAGTTCCCCACGGTCAACCTGCTGGACCTGCAGGACTTCCCCCTGAGCAGCTTCATCCCGGCGGAGCCCCCGAGCGGCCCCGAGCCGGGCCCCGGCCCCGCTCCGCCGGACGCCTTCAGCGATGAGCTGCCCGAGTTCCCCAGCTTCTCGGAGGTGCACGCCTCGGACGTGGACAACATCAACATCGAGGACTTCCAGGCGATGCTGGGTCAGGGAGAGGTCAGGACAGTCGAGGACCCCGCGGGGCCCGGCTCCACCTGGATGTCCTTCCCTCCCAGCATCGCCAGCCTCATCCAGAGCGAGTGCCTGATAGAGAGCCCGGCCCCCGCGGCCCCGGCCGTCCTGGACGATCTGGAGGTGCTCAACTCCATCGACGACGACCGCTTCATGTCCATCTTCTCCAGCACCAACCAGGTGGGCTTTCTGTCCGGACACCCCACCTAGAGCCGGGGCCCGGGGCCCTGATCTCCCTGACCGAAGGGCTTCTGTACAAAGCTTTCTCGTCACGTACCAGCAGCCGAACACACAGTGCCTTACCGCCGGCTCAGCCAATCACTGCGGAGCATCCACAGCCTGCGACCAATGACGCTCCAGAACAGAGCGGTTATGAAACGACCACAGGTTCACTTTTAAAGCCGCGTCGCACCGTTTTGGTCTCAATTTAAACAGTAAACCTCTGCAGCcagaaataaaagattttaaaaaataaatacattttaagtgtatTCAGCTGAAGAGACGAAACACAGCTCTTTCTTTTgaaacgtttttgttttatgctgaTAACACATGAAAGAATGTGTACTCATgtcaatacattattaaaatcttaccgtaaaaaaaacagtaggcCATTAAAATCAACTCATGATGATTTGGTTTCAAGGAGTTAGACACGCTTTGGTAGCACTACTTCATCACTGAAGTGCAATTCAAACAAAAAGACTGATATTAATTCATggatttaaaatagaaacaatcATAAAATTGCGAAGTAGATGACCTGAGGGCCCAGAATGTTGATTTCAGTTAATTAGAGTAGTATTGAAGGCCAGGCGCTCCTCACAGAAGGGAAGGACCTGTACATACTCGCTGTGTGTTCATCTAGCTCTGTTCTTTCTCGGAGGAGAGGCAGTCGTTCTGTGTTTTGTGGCCTTTCTGCAGCTAAACCTCTCTCGACTCGTCCTGAGCGTTGTACAAACTAAACATGCTtttgtactattattatttgagctgtaataaatgcatttatgtcgTACAGTTCTGCCTTTTTCTTGagattcagacttttttctaattttctCACAGTTTAGATTCTTCTTGTTGGTTTGTTTGCCTGTTCTGAcattttttctgatttatgttCTTGTAATCTCTCCTGTAACTGCCACCATCTCGGACCGTTCTGATTTCTGAGTTGTGTTTCACTGGCGTCTGCTCGTTTGACGTCTTGACACCGCTCTCTGTTCTTCTGAGgaggttgtgtgtgtttctcagacACGCgacacacaccagacacacacacacacactccgagGGGCTGCTTCGTCCCACAGAGAAACAGCCGCCCCGCATTTATTTGGCAAAACGAACAAACGAACAAAATCTAAAGGTTCTTCCGGGGAGCTTCACGTCACCTCCCGGTCGGTGACCTTGTTGAGGACGTGCGAGCGGCGCGGGACGCTCTCCAGGTCGAAGGCGCTCTCGTAGATGGTGGGGCAGATCCTCCAGCGGTTGTTGCGGTAGATGCCCAGGTAGCTGTAGACGTCCGGCTTGTAGTGCAGCACGCACTTGACCCCGGCGCGGCGGATGGCGGCGTCCAGGCGCATCACCTGCTCCTCGTCCGTGAAGTCCTGGTTGTAGACGCAGATGACGTGCCGGCCGTCGGAGCCCGGGTCCCGGGGACTGACCTTGGCCGAGTCCATCTTCCCGTCCAGGACGGCTCGGGCGATGCTCTCCCAGGCGCGGTCCACCTTGAAGCCCGTGTCCAGGTGCATCAGCCACTTCCCGTCCAGCACGCCGTGATTGAGCGCTAGCTCGCGGACGCTGTGGAAGCTGACGCTCCGGCCGCTCTCCAGCAGCGTCTCCCAGCTGTCCTGAAGCCCCTCCACGTCCCCGGAGTCGTCCGAGACATGGGGCCCCCGCACCGCGATCCAGCCCACCGGGCCCCCGTCCCCGTGACGGCTGACCTGCGAGGGCCGGTAGGACTCCAGCCAGCCGCTGAACTCGGCGCGGGGCGTCTTGCGGGCGTCGAAGACGATCCAGGGGTCCATGTCTGCGGCCATGGCCTCGGCGGCGTAGTCCTCGGCCGAGAGATGCTCGTCTGCAGCCATAAcgaacgacacacacacactctctctgaaACACAGCAGTCACTGAGgccggtctctctctctctgcgcgcacacacacacacacacacacacacacacacacacacacacacacaaagaggaATGCAGTAATTAATGACTCATTTTGACCTTTTCTCACAATTCATTTTGTAAACACTCACTATTTTATTTCCCTGCAGTCTCAAATGCATGTCTCGGGATTTTTACTTTaccaaaatatgttttcctgAAACTGCACCTTTATATCTCCGGTGTTTACTCCCACAATGActttacatctgtttttttttttttgcagctgagTATTTatgctatattaataaaagtgatTCATCATGTTTCCTTTACATCTCACAAATGTCTTTCGCTTgatttatattacagttttagcTTCCATCTCACAACATTGATCTTTTTCCTCTCAGTTGAGTTTTTCCTCacaatactgtttttttaagttaggtcttttttcccctcagtgtTTCGTTCACAGCTCTGAAATCTCATCTAACATTTCACTTTCTGTTCTCCTGAGTTTTTA is drawn from Puntigrus tetrazona isolate hp1 chromosome 7, ASM1883169v1, whole genome shotgun sequence and contains these coding sequences:
- the rela gene encoding transcription factor p65 isoform X1; the encoded protein is MEGLFHQWGPSPVSQGHPYVEIIEQPKARGMRFRYKCEGRSAGSIPGEKSNDTTKTHPAIKVHNYSGPLRVRISLVTKNQPYKPHPHELVGKDCKHGYYEADLQERRIHSFQNLGIQCVKKKDVGDAVSCRLQTQNNPYNIPEPKIWEEEYDLNAVRLCFQVSITLPSGELYLLEPVVSQPIYDNRAPNTAELKICRVNRNSGSCRGGDEIFLLCDKVQKEDIEVRFFQDSWESKGSFSQADVHRQVAIVFRTPPYRDANLTEPVKVKIQLRRPSDREVSEPMDFQYLPADPDEHRLMEKRKRTEGMLQNLKLSSIITGSSVPADRRPFSTAKRTLGLSKPVAASSLPAVASAAAPVKSSSFFSPAPGQIFAPAPQSSLKLDVAGPSSGSGDSWKFLQSLTMDAQHKARFPSAPQEFPTVNLLDLQDFPLSSFIPAEPPSGPEPGPGPAPPDAFSDELPEFPSFSEVHASDVDNINIEDFQAMLGQGEVRTVEDPAGPGSTWMSFPPSIASLIQSECLIESPAPAAPAVLDDLEVLNSIDDDRFMSIFSSTNQVGFLSGHPT
- the rela gene encoding transcription factor p65 isoform X2 encodes the protein MRFRYKCEGRSAGSIPGEKSNDTTKTHPAIKVHNYSGPLRVRISLVTKNQPYKPHPHELVGKDCKHGYYEADLQERRIHSFQNLGIQCVKKKDVGDAVSCRLQTQNNPYNIPEPKIWEEEYDLNAVRLCFQVSITLPSGELYLLEPVVSQPIYDNRAPNTAELKICRVNRNSGSCRGGDEIFLLCDKVQKEDIEVRFFQDSWESKGSFSQADVHRQVAIVFRTPPYRDANLTEPVKVKIQLRRPSDREVSEPMDFQYLPADPDEHRLMEKRKRTEGMLQNLKLSSIITGSSVPADRRPFSTAKRTLGLSKPVAASSLPAVASAAAPVKSSSFFSPAPGQIFAPAPQSSLKLDVAGPSSGSGDSWKFLQSLTMDAQHKARFPSAPQEFPTVNLLDLQDFPLSSFIPAEPPSGPEPGPGPAPPDAFSDELPEFPSFSEVHASDVDNINIEDFQAMLGQGEVRTVEDPAGPGSTWMSFPPSIASLIQSECLIESPAPAAPAVLDDLEVLNSIDDDRFMSIFSSTNQVGFLSGHPT
- the c7h11orf68 gene encoding UPF0696 protein C11orf68 homolog, which encodes MAADEHLSAEDYAAEAMAADMDPWIVFDARKTPRAEFSGWLESYRPSQVSRHGDGGPVGWIAVRGPHVSDDSGDVEGLQDSWETLLESGRSVSFHSVRELALNHGVLDGKWLMHLDTGFKVDRAWESIARAVLDGKMDSAKVSPRDPGSDGRHVICVYNQDFTDEEQVMRLDAAIRRAGVKCVLHYKPDVYSYLGIYRNNRWRICPTIYESAFDLESVPRRSHVLNKVTDREVT